In Oncorhynchus gorbuscha isolate QuinsamMale2020 ecotype Even-year linkage group LG03, OgorEven_v1.0, whole genome shotgun sequence, the DNA window ACTTCTATATAGTTATGACAGGCTATTGGCAATTCACAACATAAAGACAGTGGCGGTTGTAAACTTGATCATGCAAACGCTGTCCTCTGCAATTCATACTTTTTCCCCATGCGACTTTCTCCTCTCGCAGCTCTCTTGGGGGTGGAGAGAAGGAAAATGAGCAACAGCCGTTAACTCACAGTTAAATCGGAGGGACTTTAATCTCCAACAACTGTCAATCAACATTAATGGGCTATATAAAGCCATATTGTCGTCATACCCGTAGTCAGACAGTGCTGGGATTGAAAAGGATAAACATAGTCGAAGACGTAAAATCCAAATATTGTTGGTTGTTTGGCGCACGCATGGTTGGCATTGGCACTCAATGTCAACTATTGTCACTGCATGTTCGTACTGTGCCTATTATAACAGAGACTTATGTGTCAACCTCAAACTGGAGTGATGATAATTCTGTCGTAGAGGGGTAGTGTTATGGAGAAGATTTAAAATTCCAACATCTGGCATCCACGCACTTTGGGAAGGTGTGCATTGCCTATGTGGATAGTCCAATTGTATTCTGAGAAAAAGGCATCTTTATACCTCAAAGTCGTAATGGAACTAAATAACTTGGGACACGCTTTGATTTTCCCGTTCAACATCCTCTTCTGCATATTAAAAGCATGCTTTGGGTTGTTGCTCCCGAGCAGACGGAAGGACCTACGTGGAGAGGTGGTGCTGATCACCGGCGGTGGACGGGGCATCGGTCGGCATTTGGGGAAAGAGTTCGCAAAACATGGGGCAAAAAAGGTAAACAATCCCTGTGCGCTATTATGCATTTGTGCGTCATTGCGCATATCATCAATATGATAAACGCACAATGGAAAAGCAATCTACTGCAAAACAGTCATCCACCACTGTAGCGTGCTCACATCACTTTGTACAGTTTAtgtaatctttaaaaaaaaaatgaacaagAATCCATTAACATTTTACCTCATGTGAAAGTTGGGGAGAAGAAAGAGCTGTTCGGAGATGTTTTATAATGTATACTCTATTTGATGCAAGCACAACTTCAAAACCTATTGTATTGTTTAGCTTCAGTTCTATTAAAAACGTGTCTATCAGTCACTCTCGGTGTGTTTGTTTTCCATGTGAAATGTAATTGGGAAAGCACACAAGTACTCACTAAAGTAGGCTAGTGGAACGGAGCCTGAACTCCTCTCGCCCCCTAGCTGACCTGGTGGATGTATGATGTGTAGTGTGTTCCCTTCCCCATTCATTTAATTGTAAAGGCACACAAACACAGGTGTTTCCTCAGTCCCTGTGCTTTACAATGGGTTGATGACAGGTTGGGCGGTTGGCTCCATAGTGCTACAATGATATTTGACTTTTTAACCTCAACTCTAGCCTCTCCGGGTCCCCAGTGACTGTACAAGAAAGTTCACTGACAGGGTAGTGGAAGGCACAGTTCGGTTCAGTGAAAATATTCCTTTTATCACCGACgcatttgtcattgttgtaaaATTATCTGATGgttatctctgtctgtgtctgtgcatgagtgtcgtgtgtgtgtgtgtgtgtgtgtgtgtgtgtgtgtgtgtggtggggccAGTAGTTAGACATCCAAGGTTATCAGTGTACGGGGTCCCTCTGGGGACGGATATTAGATCTTTGTCTCTGGTTTTCACTCAAACTGCAAATCAAAGAACTTGTGTCTGCTCAAAATCTCTAGCCAATGCCTCCTCCATGAGCCATTCAATATAGCACTTTACAATGCACAGCAATCTCAGACAGATGGGAAAGATGTTAACGTAATAGAATATAATTTCATACCTTGAACTACCTGAGCACTGGTTTAAGAAATGCATGCAATGCTCATTAatctacaaaaaaaaaaacttttcttgCCGCCTAGAAATCCTGTGTTTTATTTGTGATTCCTACAAGATGACACAAGTCctggcctcctgggtggcgcagtggtctagggctgtgccaccagagactctgggttcgcggccaggctctgtcgcagccaaccgcgaccgggaggtccatggggtgacgcacaattggccaagcgtcgtctgagttagggagggtttggccggtagggatatccttgtctcatcgcacactagtGACtcgtggcgggccgggtgcagtgcacgctaaccaggtcaccaggtgcacggtgcttcctccgacacattggtgcggctggcttccgggttggatgcgtgctgtactaagaagcagtgtggcttggttgggttgtgtttcagaggacgcatggatgttgtagcgatgagacacgatcgtaactactaacaattggataccatgaaaaagggggGGGAAAGAAGTCCAAATATGCATTCCCAGTCTTAGGCCAATAGACTGTTCTTTTTGACCTTTCGCCCCTGTCTGCCTGTTGTCAGGTGATCCTGTGGGGCCGCACTGAGAGGTGCCTGAAGGAGACCTGCGAGGAGATCTCTCTCACCACCGGAGTTGAGTGCCACTATTTCCTGTGTGACGTGGCCAATCGCGAGGAGGTGTACAAGCAGGCCAAGGTGGTCCGAGAGAAGGTACTGTAGAGAAGCTCCGATATACTGTAGCCCCAGCCAAATGAACGACCCAGTTCCTATATCATTTAGTCCAACCAGTCTTTCGAAGGTTGCCTTTGGGATCTTCCACTGTACAGTGTTTTACAGGGATGTATGATGTATCAGCTTTAAAACCTGTTGTGActcgggggcagtattttcatttttgaaaaaATAAGTTCCCGTAGTaaaggatattttgtcaggacaagatgctagaatatgcatataattgacagcttaggatagaaaacacactaaAGCTTCCAAAACGGTgaaaatattgtctgagtataacagaactgatgttgcaggcgaaagcctgagaaaaatcccaatccggaagtgccccatgttttgaaagcgctgcgttccaatgagtccctattgagctgtgaatgggctatcaatgagattactctttctccgtattcccgaaggtgtctacagcattgtgatgtagttttacgcatttatgttgaagaatacccgtaagcggctacattgcgtaagtggtcacttGATACTGCCAGAGAGATTCTCtcataaaatacagaggtagccattactccaatcggtcctactgaaaaactaatTGTTGCGATGgatattattgaatagatatttgaaaaacaccttgaggattgattataaaccaTTTTTGCCATATTTCTGTTGCTATTGAGCTAATTTGTAATATTTTTTGCTGTTTTTGTGACTGCAATTTCctggcgatttctcagccaaacgtgaagaacaaacggagctatttcgcctacaaaaatattattttgggaaaaaaggaacatttgctatctaactgggagtctcgtgagtgaaaacatccgaagtttaTCTTTGATGagctatttaatttgattgcttttctgatttccgtgaccaagtaacctgctgctagctggacaaaatgctatgctaggctatcgataaacttacacaaatgcttgtctagctttggctgtaaagcatatttggaaaatctgagatgatagggtgattaacaaaaggctaagctgtgtctcaatatatttaatttgtgatttttcatgtgattttcatgaataggagtattttctagggatatttatgtccgctgtgttatgctaattagtgtcaggcgacGATTACGCTCCTGcttgcgggatggggagtcactagataTTCTGGTActttgtatactttttagccagtagttctgaaagtagagCTCACGACCAAAGTAGTCCATGAAAATTGCGTACTACGTCAGTCACGTATGTGCAGATATATGCACCACGTCATGGCTCTCTCTGCTATGGGTGCATCTTCCTACctgtcactcaaatggcgagGGCTAGAAAAAAAGAATAGAAAAAAATAAGTGTCACAGCTTCCAAAAAAACAgtcgctttcaaactagggatttcgtggctaattgaggtaagacagcaattctgctcatagattatgcatgtatgaactacacagtgacacattcagcccaaagctggaggtttaaaaaaaacacttAGTCACCAAAGTTCCAGAGCATGTccaacttcactagggtagggggcagcatttggaattttggaggAAAGCGTGCCCAatttaaactgcctgctactcaggcacagaagctaggatatgcgtATAATatatagatttggatagaaaacactcaagtttccaaaactgttaaaataatgtctgtgtataacagaactgatatggcaggtgaaaacctgacaaatccatccaggaagtgggaaatctgagttttgtatttttttttcaagTAATTTCCTATCCATTATACCTTGTCTATAGggtcagattgcacttcctaaaGCGTCCACTAGATGACAActgtctttagaacgttgtttcaggcttctactgtgaagggggagcgaataagagctgtttgaaacaGTGGTCTGGTTGTAAAGCCTTTAGTTTAGTCACGCGTGAGGCCGTGAGCACGAGTtccctttcatttctaaagaGAAAGGAATTGTCCTttttggaatattattgaagatttatgataaaaacagcctaaagattgattctatacatcgtttgacatatttctacgaactgtaatggaactaTTTTGACTTTTTGTCTGGACTAAGTGCCCGCGCATTGTGCATTTGGATTACAGgactaaacgcgcaaacaaaaaggcaTTTGGACATAAAGCTgaaatttatcgaacaaaacaaacatttgttgtctaacatggagacctgggagtgccatcagatgaagatcatcaaagttaagtgattcattttaacgcTAGTTCTGACTTTGACACCTCTCCTTTGCTGGAaaatgtttttctgtggctaggtgctgacctaacataatcgcatggtgtgcttttgccgtaaagcctttttgaaatctgacacagttgcattaaggagaagattaactttaaaatggtgtataatacttgtatgtttgaggagttttaattatgggatttctgttttgaatttggcgccctgcaatttcactgactgttgtcgaggtgggacgctaccgtcccacttGTTCGATAGGCTTAACTTAACAAGGATTCAAATAAGGCATAATTATCAGTCTTGCAATTTAATACAAAGGGAAACAAAGTAATAAAACTGAGGTAAgccttttaacagaatgtttatTTTTGTCTCTCAGGTAGGTGACGTCACCATTCTGGTGAATAATGCAGCAGTGGTTCATGGGAAGAGTCTGATGGACAGTGACGATGATGCCCTGATGAAGactcaacacatcaacacactgggccaGTTCTGGGTGAGTGTTGAAAAATATATTTCCTTTAGATAAGTACTGTATGTTGATACAGGAAAGTACTAATTCGTTATGGCTTGTATTATGTATTGAAGCATTTTATGAATTTAGATTTGTTTCAGTTATTTGAAATATAAGGGTCATCTttccacatacagtggggcaaaaaagtacactgctcaaaaaaagggtacacttaaacaacacaatgtaactccaagtcaatcacacttctgtgaattCAAAATGTCCACTtaagaagcaacactgattgacaataaatttcacatgctgttgtgcaaatggaatagaccataggtggaaattataggcaattagcaagacactcccaataaaggagtggttctgcaggtggtgacaacttctcagttcctatgcttcctggctgatgttttggtcacttttgaatgctggcggtgctttcactctagtgagacggagtctacaacccacacaagtggctcaggtagtgcagctcatccaggatggaacatcaatgcgagctgtggcaagaaggtttgctgtgtctgtcagcgtagtgtccagagcatggaggcgctaccaggagacaggccagtacatcaggagacgtggaggaggccataggagggcaacaacccagcagcaggaccgctacctccttCTTTGTGCAATGAGGACCAgggggagcactgccagagccctgcaaaatgacctccagcaggccacaaatgtgcatgtgtctgctcaaacggtcagaaacaaacTCTATGAGGGcctgacatccacaggtgggTTGTGCTTACatcccaacaccatgcaggacgtttggcatttgctagagaacaccaagattggcaaattcgccactggcaccctgtgctcttcacagatgaaagcaggttcccactgagcacatgtgacagacgtgacagattctggagacgccatggagaacgttctgctgcctgcaacatcctccagcatgaccggtttggcggtgggtcagtcatggtgtggggtggcatttctttgggggggccgcacagccctccatgtgctcgccagaggtagcctgactgccattaggtaccgagatgagatcctcagaccccttgtgagaccatatgctggtgcggttggccctgggttcctcctaatgcaagacaatgctagacctcatgtggctggagtgtgtcagcagttcctgcaagaggaaggcattgatgctatggactgacccgcccgttccccagactttaatccaattgagcacatctgggacatcatgtctcgctccatccactaacgccacattgcaccacagactgtccagccattgtagggaggtcatacaggcacgtggaggccacacacactactgagcctcatttcgacttgttttaaggacattacatcaaagttagatcagcctgtagtgtgggtttccactttaattttgtgtgactccaaatccagacctccatgggttgatacaaaaattatcaatggaaatcaaatgtgtgatttttgttgccagcacattcaactatgtagagagaaaaagtatttaataagaatatttcattcattcagatctaggatgtgttattttagtgttccctttatttgtttgagcagtgtatatatacatacagtaccagtcacattaaaaatcctacaatgtgatttttctggattttctttctctcattttgtctgtcatagttgaagtgtacctatgatgaaaattacaggcctcatctttttaagtgggagaacttgcacaattggtggctgactaaatacttttttgccccactatgttGATACCACAATATATGAAGGGGACAAGTTATGTTTTTAGAACTCTATCTACTACTGGTCTCAATATGACTCCCTGTTtgaaatgaaggttaaataaaaaataattaaagaatCAATAGATCTAAAATCAAATACTGGTACCTGAGAAAGCTTGCTGACACTGTTACAAGGATCTCATGATGTTGGAGTTTGTCTTCTGATTTGCTCTGATGGGATGTGGAACAGGTTCAGTTCCCCAATTCCCTCTGAGTGCtccaacttctctcctcctcttgcaaTTCCTGAAGGTCGGAAGGGAACTCATTTTGAGAGAAGTGTGAATGAATGGCTTGGGAATAGTAGTGAGTGGAGCAAAACAATGTGCAGACGGTcatgtttttctctttctctctccctctctccagaccaCCAAAGCTTTCCTACCCCGCATTCTGGAACTTTGCCATGGCCACGTTGTGTGCATCAACTCGATCCTGTCCCTGTCCTCCATCCCAGGGGCCATAGATTATTGCACCTCCAAGGCATCATCCCTGGCCTTCATGGAGAGCCTGACCCTGGGCCTGCTGGACTGCCCAGGGGTGGGCTGCACCACCGTGCTCCCCTTCCACACCAACACAGACATGTTTCAGGGCATGAAAGTCAGGTGAGTGTGCCCACCATGGGATACCATACATTGGAACTACCATATATTGAGTCTACCATATATGGCACTCTAGTTGTTTTACAGTGGGTCAGCCAGTAAGCACAGTCAGCACACAGAATTGACACATGGACTCAGAGGTTCCATAGAAAGCAATGGATGGAAAGTCTACACGGACCAATCCCATTCACACATCAGTAACAGGAAGAATGAATCAATATTGTGAAAGAAATTCACCAAGACACATTTGACCATATGACTTACagggttaaataaaagtgaaggTAAAGTGTTGTAATGTGTTCATCCCCCAGATTCCCTCAGCTCTTCCCACCGCTGAATCCTGAGCTGGTAGCCCAGCGGACGGTGGACGCCGTCCGGACCAACACGCCGTTCGTCTACTTACCATGGACCATGCACGCTCTCGTTATCCTCAAGAGGTAGGGGAACCGAATCCCAGGCACGACACCAGAGTAACCTACTACTAAGTTAGATGAGGCGGTGACACTGAGTCTTCTGAGTGCCAACATCTGTGTTAGCCCTCTGAACTAAAGCCCTAGGGATTAGCTTGgggagctaacacaagtcttcaggtctAAGACAAAGTTCACCTTCATCTAATTGTGGTTCAATGATCTAGCTCTGTTAGCTAAACATGCTCCATTCTCTTCTCCAACAGCCTCCTGCCTCAGGCGGCCCTGGAGGAGATCCATCGCTTCTCAGGGTGCTACACCTGCATGGACACCTTCAAGGGACGGACATAGGAATGGAGGCCAGGCACGAGTACTGCCCTGGTCGTTCTTGAATTGCGCTGGCATTTGCATCGCTTGCCTTTGCAACCatgaaaaacacatttaaaatgaTATAGTTACACATCATACATGTTTTTGTATATATTGAACTGTTTATAAATGGTAGAACATAATGCAAGTCCTTTATTCTGCAGAACTGTGGGTTTAGGCATTGTTTTAAAGTACTTCGGGTATGCAAATTGGCTTGTCCCACTAGTGATGTGTAGAATTGTAGTGTTTTAGAGATGCTGTATCtatctattattattatgaatgCTAGAAAGTGAACTAAACTATTTAATATATTGTATAGATCAATTAAAACAAAGGATATTTAAATACCCATTTTCTTTACTAGTATAACGTGTCACTCAGTTTCATGTCATTGGTGTTACCGCCTTGAAAATCACTCATTACAAAGATTAACAAGGACTCCAGTGGCAAACTGTTATCGGGGAAGGGTCTATATTAAAGAGAACTCTTAGCTAATCACACCCTTTTAGTATGTCATAAATTGACAGATTCCATTGTTAACTTGGTGTGTCTAAATCCAGTG includes these proteins:
- the LOC124031804 gene encoding short-chain dehydrogenase/reductase 3-like; this encodes MWIVQLYSEKKASLYLKVVMELNNLGHALIFPFNILFCILKACFGLLLPSRRKDLRGEVVLITGGGRGIGRHLGKEFAKHGAKKVILWGRTERCLKETCEEISLTTGVECHYFLCDVANREEVYKQAKVVREKVGDVTILVNNAAVVHGKSLMDSDDDALMKTQHINTLGQFWTTKAFLPRILELCHGHVVCINSILSLSSIPGAIDYCTSKASSLAFMESLTLGLLDCPGVGCTTVLPFHTNTDMFQGMKVRFPQLFPPLNPELVAQRTVDAVRTNTPFVYLPWTMHALVILKSLLPQAALEEIHRFSGCYTCMDTFKGRT